The Schistocerca gregaria isolate iqSchGreg1 chromosome X, iqSchGreg1.2, whole genome shotgun sequence nucleotide sequence atgtttgtgagtgtgtgtgtgtggtggatgtgtgggtgtgtgtggcgtTTATCTTCACCCGCTGCTGCTAGTCCTGTTCCCCACATattataaatagaaaaaaaatgatcaGAAAGAAATGATTAAACTGTGAAAATACTGTATGTACACACTGAAAAAGGCATGTACAACTTGCAGTgtaaaaaatgttaaatattgttAAAATGTATTGCAGAAATTGTTACTAAACCAGAAGTTTATTTgctaaggggaccaaacagcgaggtctttagtcccattagattagggaaggataggaaaggaagtcagccgtgccctttcaaaagaaccattccgtcatttgcctgaagcgatttaaagaaatcgcggaaaatctaaattaggatggccggtcgcgggtttgaatcgtcgtcctccggaAAGCGCGGCCAGTGTGCTATAGGAGGTCATATTTgacaaaactagaagaaaaatcCCTATAATTATATGTTCAGAAACCAATAACTGTTTAGCTATGGGCCATTTTACTTGTGACGAGAAATGTGTAGTATTGGATGGTGTTGACTGTGTTTTCATTGCAGTTAACTGGGCATTGGTATAGTAAATTATCACAGTATGCTTGTGCGGGCAGAAGGCAAATTCTCAAGCAACCATCAGGATTACTTCAGTATCAGTGTATGTGCAGGAAATGTCAATGACAGACTAATAGAACCATAGAATTTACCGAACAGATTGACTGGTACTTTGAATCACCGATTTCAGCGTGATGAATAACTTGTACCATTCGAGAATGTTCTCCTTGCAGAAATATCACGATTGTGGCTTATGAATGACGGGGCATCACCTCATTTTCTATGGATCATGCAATAGCACCTCACCGCAACGTTTTATGGGCTATGGATTGATCGAGAAGTCCAGTAGGATATCCTTCCCGTTCTTCGGACATGAATCCAATGAATTTCTGACTATGGGGACACTGACAGTGTCCTATCGACAATGTGCAAATGTTGTTAGTGTGTGATCATAGCATGTGATTCAGTCCAAATGGCGCCAGAGGTATTTGAAAGAGCGCGTGGTCCATTGTGAGGAAGAGCTGATAGAAGTGTCAGGATTGGTGGTAACCATAGGCAGAACAGCCTATAGTGTATACTCCTGCGTAACAGTCTGGTGGGAATTAGAGGGCAGACtggcccatatctcaacaggtTTTGGTTTCCGGATATATCATCATACAAACtgttctgaaaaatggttcaaatggctctgagcactaggggactttacagctgaggtcttcagtcccctagaactttaaactacttaaacctgactaacctaaggacataacacacatccatgcccgaggcaggattcgaacctgcgaccgtagcgatcgcgcggttccagactgaagcgcctagaaccgctcgcgacATCGGCCGGCAAACTGTTCTAGTTATAGTCAGTACTACCTCCTGcaggaatatgtgacactttttgAAACAAAATGTGTATTTCGCTACTCTTCTTGGATTGTAAgtctacttggtaaggatcccagactaatGAACATTTGTTCAGAATCcaccgaacaagtgttttgtgagccatttgtttcgtggatgaattacatttccttaatattctcctAATGAACCTCAGAGTGGCATGTATCATACCTAGTAATTGTTTTTgcggtcattccacttcagatcgctccgagtggttattcccagatattttaaagtAGTCAGTATTTTTGCGTTAGTGTAATCTGACAGTAGTGGATCTCTCCACCTAAATACCAATgcatcacatttatttacgttcagggtcaactgtcagaccCTACACGAATCGTCGATCCTCTACAGGTCTTCTTGAATTTCGCTACAGATTTCTGGTGTCGGATATGGCCTCAGAGAGCTACCGCTGTTACCCATTAAGACCGTGAATATAGATTGTAAACAGTAATGACCCTACAACACCCTCCTGAGATATccccgaaattacctttacatctgcgattttgttccgttaagaacgacatGTTGAGTCACATGTGCAAGGAAGCACTGAACCCAGTCTCAAATCTGGTCCCCTACTCGCTAAGCTCTTACCTCGTTCACTAAACGACAATGAAGAACTTATCGAATGCCTTCGGGAAATCGAGGAATACGGCATAAACCTGGTTCCTTTGTCTACGGCGCTCTGAATCTTATAGACGAACTGAGTGATCTGGGTTTCGCATGATGTGCTTTTGCAGAAGCCatgttcatttttgtggatgaggtTTTCATCTCGATATTGCGCGAGCCTAAAATatgctccataattctacaacagattgacatcagtgGTATAGGTCTGTAATTACACGTATCTCTCCGATTTCCCTTGTTGTAAACGGGTATGACCCGTGCTTCTCTCCGATCGTTAGGTactcttcgttgctccagcgaagtgcgataaactgctgctagaaggcgaGGAAGttgtttcgcataatctttgtagagccTAACAGGTAGGGACGGCGGCTATAGCTGGAACAACGGGTTTGCAGTTATATCGGTTtatttcactgctaattttacttgTTGAAACAGCTCAAAATAACTGGTCTCGGAAGTAACCAGTTCCGGGTTTTCATTCAAATTACTTCTCTAAGAAACAAAGAGTGAAAAATTTCAAGATACATAGATACAAAATACAGTATCAAATTAAATAGACAACGAAAAGAAAACTTAGTACATCTCGTTTGCTTATTTTTTCGAAAGTGATAAGAGGTTGAATCCTAcaaagaaaaactccagtattcttctacagactctaattttttttttgctcttttcaaaaatcatgttgtagttGAGGATGGCACCACTATTTGGGCACTACGAACAGTCAGTGCTACAAGGTGAAGAACttagtttttcgtgttaatttctcCCTTTTCAACGTCTACAAGCAGGTAAAGACATTATGtccacaaggcgtttgatgcagttccccacagtcgtttagtgatcaaagtaagagcatatagactatcaggccaattgtgtgattggattgaagagttcctagataacagaacgcagcatgtcattctcaatggagagagatatcaggtgtgccgcaggggagtgtcgtaggaccgttgctgttcacaatatatataaatgaccttgtggataacatcggaagttaactgaggctttttgcggatgatgctgtagtatatcgagagggtgtaacaatggaaaattgtactgaaatgcagaaagatctgcaacgacttgacgcatggtgcagggaatggcaattgaatctcaatgtagacaagtgtaatgtgatgcgaatacataaaaagagagatcctttatcatttagctacaatgtagcaggtcagtaactggaagcagttaattccataaattatctgggagtaggcattaggagtgatttaaagtggaacgaccatataaaattaatcgtcggtaaagcagatgccagactgagattcattggaagaatcctaaggaaatgcagtccgaaaataaaggaagtaggttacagtacacgtgttcgcccactgTTGAAtggtgctcaccggtgtgggatccgtaccagatagggtcgatagaagagttatagaagatccaacggagagcagcgcgcttcgttacaggatcatttagtaatcgcgaaagcgttacggagatgacagataaactccaattgaagactctgcaagagagacgttcagtagctcggtacgggcttttgttgaagtttcgagaacataccttcaccgaggactcaagcagtgtattgctccctcctacgtatatctcgcgaagagaccatgaggataaaatcagagagattagagcccacacagaggcataccgacaatctttctttccactaacaataagagactggaatagaagggagaaccgatagaggtactcaaggtaccctccgccacacaccgtcaggtgacttgcggagtatggatgtagatgtacgtagACACAGTCAGCAGAtcagctatttttatttttattgtaaactatgaataaATTGTTAACTTTCTTCTCCTTATATGATCTCACATATTTGTTCTGGCTCCTCACATATTCAATCTTTTGAAGCAAATGGAACATTGAACTTTATTAGTACCGCATTTCATAAAATCTTCCAGACTAGGAATGGTTCAATTCTTTAGTACAATTGATGTCCGACGAAGACACAGAGAAACTACCATACAGACCAGATGCGGCAAGTCTTGCACAGGGGCTTAACAAGTGTACCATCTGGCAGGCTACGCCACAAGGTAACAGGTAAATTATTAATAATCGATTCATATTTTTGGGTCACAGTCATGTAATAACGTTTGAATGATGtttccaccatttgactgtataaaCTTCTTTACTTTATATCACTATCGTGTTTTCGGCCTTAAGTCATTCTCAAGTGCAACACTGAAAAAACCTTTTGTAGAAATGCATAGAAAGTGAGGAGAACCAAATATAACGTCAATGTACCACTTGTCAGATAAAAAAATAatctaaatattattattatattgttatttCGATTACTTTTAATCTGACATTGGAGTGGCATACTGATATTAAATTTTGCTCCTTCTCACTTTTTATGcacctgaacattttttttttgtgttgtacttgatagtggcttaaggggggtaggacgtcaaacgggccgacttagagcaagtaaattcataaaactccgCCAGAATGAcaaggaaggattcatgattcacactcgtagcagcggaagctcaaaaacaaaacaaaataatttttttacatgtgaaattacatcattttacacttactattggctgaatttgttgctataggtacacttttcttcataagtaagagagactgttcgatgagttttgcacagcatacaaacataCTTACAGGTGACTGAAACTCtacaatctatttaatttatgaaaaatgaatgagctgttacgttttaaactttatgtttagaaaaaaatctaatttcgtagttaattatctcaatttttaccacagtttttaatagatttagaaaattctagagtttcttacacctgtaagtatagtttgtatgctgtgcaaaattcatcaaagaatctctcttacttgtgaagaaaaatgtacctatagccaatagccaatagtaagcgaaaaaacgatgaaatttcacacgtaataaaatttattttgttgtgtttttgtacTTCtaatgctatgagtgtgaatcccgaatccttcctggtcatgctgacaaagttttatgaatttatttgtaaaagtatagacagtggaaattaaaatgtcctgtggtgcctctcctgctccaaggcggCCCCTTTGGCTCCCTACCCCCCTTAAGGGCGAAATCATGACAGTAATATCAAATAAAGGTACATTACTGCCTCACCAAAGctctaccaattcttatgccatgtgtttgctgCCCATTTCTGTCGTTACCGTTATTAACATAGCACTGAGCTCTTTTCCAACATTCTATAGTAACGCAACTTTGCGAAAAAAATTACTCGTTTCTTTAAATGAGGTTCatgtaaaaaccaaaaattttagcactgctcctATTATGGGTaagtgaaatttgttttttttaccCTGTTTGAAAAACACCTATTAtagccgagaccaaacaaataccgcaaAATATCGGAATTTTGAGCTAAAATACTGATAACGATTTTACGCGGTAGGTTTTGCCGTCACTGCTCACAGGCATCACATTCTGTCCACTTGCCTTTCCACTGTGGTTGAGCGAAACGTACGAACCGTTACAGTGGAGCTCCCATTCGCAAAACGAGCCCAACCTTCATCACGATATCCATACCACCTCGCCGTGGAAAGCGTGAACAGGCCTTATTATCTGATAAACGACTCCAGAAATTTCCTCAGTATCATTGTATCAGCTCATAACCATCAGTCGACACACGGGACGTCGATGGGCGCGATTAATAGCGTAGTTTCCTCTGATTAGCTGTACAGTCCGGGCGTTTTAACCGTTCCGGCAGTTAGTCCGGACGGACGGCGGCAGTCATCGCCCACGGGCAAGTGAAGTCGGCCGGACGTCGGCGACGGACCGTCGTTTCCCACTTGTTCGGCAGCCCGTGAACCGGTTGCGTGTTCCACATCGCGTCCACAACAGGGTCACGGCAGTCCCCGGAAAAAGAGCCGGGAATCTCGCGCCAGCCTCCGAGCGCGATGGCTGCGTCCGGCGTTCGCGCTGCGTCAGCACGTATTGTCTTGCTCGTCGCCGCCTTTGTCCTGGCCGGGGGCGTCTCGGCCGCTCCCCAACCGTCGCACTCCGGTCGTTCCTCGGAGGACGCACCACCCACCGAGGCGTCCCGAGCGGCTGCGACGTCGGCCGGTGACGCCGCAGGCGAGGAAGGAGACGTCGACTGGCGCGAATACGCCGACGCCCTCCGAGGAGTTCTCTGTCCATTGGACGCCAATTTCCTGTCCTGCGTCGAACGTCGGGTGGTGTGTGAGCTGAAGAGCACCGTTCGAAAACTCAGCAACTTCAGTGACGCTCATCCCTGGTTGAAGTATGTCGGAGAGAACATCTCTGACAAAAATACCTCGGATGGTGACGTTTGTGATCCCGAGTCACAGGAACGGGGTGCAGTCACGTCTGCCAGGGGCACGAGCGAGTCTGTCGCAAATAAAGACGAGCCTGGAATCCCGAGTGATACAGGTGCAAGCTCCCAGGAAGTCGCGCACAACTCGTCACAAGGTTATACCACAGGTGAGTTGTAATTTTGAAGTGGCCCTCGTGTACTCGATGTTTCCACGATGGTGGTGCAAACTTTTAGAAACGACGGGAAAGTGATAATGTGTCAATCTGAGATAAGGAAACCTGATAACGTGTGAGTCGGAACTTGTTCACATCTGCCATATTGTTCGTGTAGAGCAGCTCTGAGCACATTAAACTAGACTACAAAGGTTGACAGCCAATACTGACATATTTTGTTTCTTGGCTACATCCGATtcgacagagtggccgagcggttctaggcgctacagtctggaaccgcgcgaccgctacggtcgcaggttcgaatcctgcctcgggcatggatgtgtgtgatgtccttaggttagttaggtttaagtagttctaagttttaggggactgatgacctcagcagttaagtcccatagtgctcagtgccatttgaaccattattttgacaTTTATGTCATTCTCAGTAGCTAGAGGAGAATAGGATGTCCGACGAGTTGAATGATCCTCCTACATAGTGATGCAGCCGTCGGATAAGGTGCAATATAACTAATTAATAATGACGCTGGTGTAGCCAACAAACAATATATGTCTGGGTTTCTAAACTCCGCCTTCTacaaaacacaatgtatttctttttctatttacccaaacatttttttacatttatttgtcaTCTTTTGTGGGTCttcatttatttctgtaaagtatcaTACAATGTTCATGGTTGCTTTTACTACTTTAGTCCTAAAATCTATAACATGTGCAATTTACTTCTTTTGTTTCTATTGCTTGCTGGAAACTACCGTACTTGTGAAAGTCGATTTCTACAGGTCGACGTTTTCTTATCCCTTTTATTGTTTGAAAGCACGCCATCTGTAAAGTAGTCGTAAAGAATTCGCTTATTTTTGAAAATACTTTTTCATGAATGGTGTTCGCCTGTACTTAGGTTTTTCGTCCAGTTGTGCACTTTTGGCGTATGGTCTTTTTCAGCAGCAATTATATACGCCCTTTTTACACCTTTTTATACTTCAGTCTCTCCTATTTTTGCACGATGTTTGCAAAAAAACGGGATTTGAGGAAAACGTGTGCCGCCTATATCACTGAGAGACCCAATATTATTTGGCAGCTTCCTTATTCATCGCTTGTTTCTGTTCAGTGTGGCGCTAATTTTGAATGTTTGGTATAAAAGTTTTATGGTGGGTGTACTGACTTattcgactgtgtgtgtgtgtgtgtgtgtgtgtgtgtgtgtgtttgcgtgtgtgtgtgtgtgtgcgcgcgcgcctatCAAGGACCTTCCAATCCCAGGAAGATGAATATGTGTGTGCAATGACTGTCAAATTCTACAGTCGAATGTGAGTCGGAAGTTACCAAGACAAACGTGTTGTGGTTCAACTCTTCCGGAGGATTGAGAGACACAATGGATAAGTATTTGAATAATGAAGTAGATCAATTTATCACGTACGTAGGTTTTGACTTTGCAGAGTAGGCAAGTGCAACTAACATAAAGATTTACATTGTGGGGAGGTGCGGGGAGATAGGAAATTCCACGGATCCTCTAACGCAATGAAGTTAGCGAGATATCACTCCTGCACAGTACCTTGGCAACTTCAGTTTGTAAAACTGTAGTGATTGTAGTTCCTTGCGAAAATTGTggagataaataaaaattattaaggaAAATATATCTACCTGGATATCTATCATCTTCCGCAGATTATAACTGAAATTGATGTTATCACGTTTCCGCTCCAACTTTCAATGCACAAGGGGAAGCCACGacattgggatcacagatttactccaaacttcgtacacatttagcaggccatttaaacaacataatgtgcaagtagagatgcactactctgacaattcggagaaaatcgcaagagacgcTTTACTCGTCTATTATTTGGCTAATGTATCTGTGCGTATGTGCCGGACGTTAGGGT carries:
- the LOC126298583 gene encoding uncharacterized protein LOC126298583 yields the protein MAASGVRAASARIVLLVAAFVLAGGVSAAPQPSHSGRSSEDAPPTEASRAAATSAGDAAGEEGDVDWREYADALRGVLCPLDANFLSCVERRVVCELKSTVRKLSNFSDAHPWLKYVGENISDKNTSDGDVCDPESQERGAVTSARGTSESVANKDEPGIPSDTGASSQEVAHNSSQGYTTETIARTMKMSMMMPMMLLGPMMMLGFLPFQLANLKGMVMMAMMLSNMALMSAIMTTIRNVVFGRRPGPHVVYKNYGYANEQKQKWIPHQPAVFHHG